In Polaribacter sp. L3A8, a genomic segment contains:
- the ytxJ gene encoding bacillithiol system redox-active protein YtxJ: MGIFNKIFGGNDEGKEKEAKVSYLKWIPLTSMEQLEEIKEISKTEAVLIFKHSTRCGISSMVIKRFEALFTEDHQDLKVYYLDLLNYRDISDEVGYAFQVMHQSPQLIIVKNGVSVENTSHYDIANTNLSRFI, translated from the coding sequence ATGGGTATATTTAATAAGATTTTTGGAGGTAATGATGAAGGTAAGGAAAAAGAAGCAAAAGTGTCATACTTAAAGTGGATTCCTTTAACTTCTATGGAGCAGTTAGAAGAAATAAAAGAAATTTCTAAAACCGAAGCCGTATTAATTTTTAAACATTCTACACGTTGTGGAATAAGTAGTATGGTAATTAAGCGTTTTGAGGCTCTTTTTACAGAAGACCATCAAGATTTAAAAGTTTATTATTTAGATTTATTAAATTATAGAGATATTTCTGATGAAGTAGGATATGCGTTTCAGGTGATGCATCAATCTCCTCAATTAATTATCGTAAAAAATGGGGTTTCTGTAGAGAATACGTCACATTATGATATCGCAAATACAAATTTATCAAGATTTATATAG
- the clpB gene encoding ATP-dependent chaperone ClpB translates to MNFNNYTTKSQETIQMAQQIAQGFGHNQIENEHIFKALTQVDENVLPFLLKKLNINITIVEQILDKQLESLPKVSGAELMLSREASKTLTEAAVIAKKMKDDYVSIEHLILAIFKSKSNIAQVLKDQGVTEKHLQAAIDELRKGERVTSQSQEETYNSLNKYAKNLNKLAEDGKLDPVIGRDEEIRRLLQILSRRTKNNPILVGEPGTGKTAIAEGLAHRIVDGDVPENLKGKLIFSLDMGALIAGAKYKGEFEERLKAVIKEVTNSDGDIVLFIDEIHTLVGAGGGQGAMDAANILKPALARGELRAIGATTLDEYQKYFEKDKALERRFQKVIVNEPDTESAISILRGIKEKYETHHKVRIKDEAIIGAVELSQRYITNRFLPDKAIDLMDEAMAKLRMEINSKPEELDVLDRKVMQLEIEIEAIKREKDETKLKSLRSDLANLKEERNEMNAKWKSEKEVVDNIQNAKAAIEDLKVEAEKAERDGDYGKVAEIRYGKMKKAQEDLEGFQKVLADNQSEKSLIKEEVTYDDIAEVVAKWTGVPVTKMIQSEREKLLRLEAQLHKRVVGQEEAIVAVSDAVRRSRAGLQNPNKPIGSFLFLGTTGVGKTELAKALAEYLFDDENAMTRIDMSEYQESHSVSRLVGAPPGYVGYDEGGQLTEAVRRRPYSVVLLDEIEKAHPDTFNVLLQVLDEGRLTDNKGRVADFKNAIIIMTSNIGSHIIQDKFSDPKADLDAVTELAKIEVLALLKQSVRPEFLNRIDDVIMFTPLTKGNIFEIVKLQIEHLKKMIGKQEITLDATDEAIKYLAEKGYQPEFGARPVKRVIQKEVLNQLSKEILSGKITTDSIILIDAFDDQLVFRNQSDLIEST, encoded by the coding sequence ATGAATTTTAACAATTATACAACAAAATCGCAAGAGACCATACAAATGGCGCAACAGATTGCGCAAGGTTTTGGTCATAATCAAATAGAAAACGAGCACATTTTTAAAGCTTTAACACAAGTAGATGAAAATGTTTTGCCTTTTCTTTTGAAAAAATTGAACATCAATATTACTATTGTAGAACAAATTTTAGACAAACAATTAGAGAGTTTACCTAAAGTTTCTGGTGCAGAATTAATGCTATCTAGAGAAGCAAGTAAAACATTAACAGAAGCAGCTGTAATTGCTAAAAAAATGAAGGATGATTATGTTTCTATAGAACATTTAATTCTAGCTATTTTTAAATCTAAAAGCAATATTGCACAAGTTTTAAAAGACCAAGGAGTTACAGAAAAACACTTACAAGCTGCTATAGACGAATTAAGAAAAGGAGAAAGAGTAACTTCTCAAAGTCAAGAAGAAACCTATAATTCTTTAAATAAATATGCTAAAAACTTAAACAAATTAGCCGAAGATGGTAAGTTAGACCCTGTAATTGGTAGAGATGAAGAAATTAGAAGATTATTACAGATTTTATCTCGTAGAACAAAAAACAATCCAATTTTAGTTGGAGAACCAGGAACCGGAAAAACTGCTATTGCAGAAGGTTTAGCACACAGAATTGTAGATGGAGATGTACCAGAAAATCTAAAAGGAAAACTTATTTTTTCTTTAGATATGGGTGCTTTAATTGCAGGTGCAAAATATAAAGGAGAATTTGAAGAGCGTTTAAAAGCGGTTATTAAAGAGGTAACAAATTCCGATGGTGATATTGTACTTTTTATTGATGAAATTCACACGTTAGTTGGTGCTGGTGGCGGACAAGGAGCCATGGATGCCGCAAATATTTTAAAACCAGCTTTAGCGCGTGGAGAGTTGCGTGCAATTGGTGCAACTACGTTGGATGAATATCAAAAATACTTTGAAAAGGACAAAGCTTTAGAAAGACGTTTTCAGAAAGTAATTGTTAATGAACCTGATACAGAAAGTGCTATTTCTATTTTAAGAGGAATTAAAGAAAAGTATGAAACACATCACAAGGTTCGTATTAAAGATGAGGCTATTATTGGTGCTGTAGAATTATCTCAGCGTTATATTACCAACCGTTTTTTACCAGATAAAGCCATTGATTTAATGGATGAAGCGATGGCAAAACTGCGTATGGAAATAAATTCTAAACCAGAAGAGCTTGATGTTTTAGACAGAAAAGTGATGCAGTTAGAAATTGAAATTGAAGCCATTAAACGTGAAAAAGACGAAACTAAGTTAAAATCTTTACGCTCTGATTTAGCAAATCTAAAAGAAGAACGCAATGAAATGAATGCGAAGTGGAAATCTGAAAAAGAGGTGGTAGATAATATTCAGAATGCAAAAGCTGCTATAGAAGATTTAAAAGTTGAAGCAGAAAAAGCAGAACGTGATGGAGATTATGGTAAAGTAGCCGAAATTAGATATGGGAAAATGAAAAAAGCCCAAGAAGATTTAGAAGGTTTTCAAAAAGTATTGGCAGATAATCAATCTGAAAAATCTTTAATAAAGGAAGAAGTAACTTATGATGATATTGCGGAAGTAGTTGCAAAATGGACTGGAGTTCCGGTTACAAAAATGATTCAGTCTGAGCGTGAAAAACTGTTAAGATTAGAAGCACAATTACACAAAAGAGTAGTTGGACAAGAAGAAGCTATTGTTGCTGTTTCTGATGCCGTAAGACGCTCTAGAGCTGGTTTGCAAAACCCTAATAAACCTATTGGTAGTTTCTTGTTTTTAGGAACCACTGGTGTTGGTAAAACAGAGTTGGCTAAAGCCTTGGCAGAATACCTGTTTGATGATGAAAACGCTATGACTCGTATAGATATGAGTGAATATCAAGAAAGTCATTCTGTAAGTAGATTGGTTGGTGCGCCTCCGGGATACGTTGGTTATGATGAAGGTGGTCAATTAACAGAAGCTGTTAGAAGAAGACCTTATTCTGTGGTACTTTTAGATGAAATAGAAAAAGCGCATCCAGATACTTTTAACGTGTTATTGCAAGTGTTAGATGAAGGAAGGTTAACTGATAATAAAGGACGTGTTGCCGATTTTAAAAATGCCATCATTATTATGACTTCTAATATTGGTAGTCATATAATTCAGGATAAATTTAGCGATCCAAAAGCAGATTTAGATGCTGTAACCGAATTGGCTAAAATAGAAGTTTTAGCCTTATTAAAACAATCTGTAAGACCAGAGTTTTTAAACAGAATTGATGATGTAATTATGTTTACGCCATTAACCAAGGGTAATATATTTGAAATTGTAAAATTACAAATAGAACACTTAAAGAAAATGATTGGTAAGCAAGAAATTACTTTAGATGCAACGGACGAAGCTATTAAATATTTAGCTGAAAAAGGGTATCAGCCAGAATTTGGAGCAAGACCTGTAAAAAGAGTTATTCAGAAAGAAGTTTTAAACCAGCTTTCTAAAGAAATATTGTCTGGTAAAATTACCACAGATAGTATTATTTTAATTGATGCTTTTGATGATCAGTTGGTGTTTAGAAATCAGTCTGATTTAATTGAGAGTACTTAA
- a CDS encoding SixA phosphatase family protein, protein MKNFLLLFIFAFTVLTSCTSNETTTYYLIRHAEKDRTDKTNRNPDLNKNGQERAKKWANHFKNVQFDAIYSTNYNRTLQTATPTAESKNLEIIKYNPSKMYDSIFQQETKGKTVLVVGHSNTTPAFVNKILGEKKYKDMDDDNNASLYIVTITGDKKTSKIIKVD, encoded by the coding sequence ATGAAGAATTTTTTACTCCTTTTTATTTTTGCTTTTACTGTTCTAACTTCTTGTACTTCTAATGAAACTACAACGTATTATTTAATTCGCCATGCAGAAAAAGACAGAACAGACAAAACAAATAGAAATCCTGATTTAAATAAAAACGGGCAAGAAAGAGCTAAAAAATGGGCAAATCATTTTAAAAATGTACAATTTGATGCTATTTATTCTACAAATTACAACAGAACCCTACAAACTGCAACTCCAACTGCAGAAAGTAAAAATTTAGAAATCATAAAGTACAACCCTAGTAAAATGTACGATTCTATTTTTCAGCAAGAAACAAAAGGAAAAACAGTTTTAGTGGTTGGGCATAGCAACACGACTCCTGCTTTTGTCAATAAAATTTTGGGAGAAAAAAAGTACAAAGACATGGACGATGACAACAATGCTAGTTTATACATTGTAACAATTACTGGTGATAAAAAAACGAGTAAAATTATAAAAGTAGATTAG
- a CDS encoding DUF6503 family protein, with product MKYLPILFLAFLISCKPSENKLTAQQIIDKTILYAGADKVANSEIKFKFRDKEYVAYRENGNYKLIREFDSVIDGLTNDGFKRFINLEEQKLSKVDSSKYANAVNSVHYFSVLPFGLNDKAVNKKLLPSVTIKGKEYYKIEVTFSENGGGEDFEDVFIYWIGKEDFLVDYLGYSYHTNEGGKRFRVLKEQCVKNGIRFVDFHNYKPLNKEVSLVDIDKAYENNTLKKVSEIVLKDIEVKVLE from the coding sequence ATGAAGTATTTACCAATTCTTTTTTTAGCTTTTTTAATTTCTTGTAAACCGTCTGAAAACAAGTTAACTGCACAGCAAATCATAGATAAAACTATTTTGTATGCTGGTGCTGATAAAGTGGCTAATTCAGAAATTAAATTCAAATTTAGAGACAAAGAGTATGTTGCTTATCGAGAAAACGGTAATTATAAATTAATTAGAGAGTTCGATTCTGTTATAGATGGTCTAACAAATGACGGTTTTAAAAGGTTTATCAATCTAGAAGAGCAAAAACTGTCTAAAGTAGATTCTTCTAAATATGCTAATGCCGTAAATTCTGTACATTATTTTTCTGTGTTGCCTTTTGGGTTAAATGACAAAGCTGTAAATAAAAAATTATTGCCATCAGTCACTATAAAAGGAAAAGAATATTACAAAATAGAAGTTACATTTTCTGAAAATGGAGGAGGAGAAGATTTTGAAGATGTTTTTATTTATTGGATTGGTAAAGAAGATTTTTTAGTTGATTATTTAGGGTATTCCTACCATACAAACGAAGGCGGAAAAAGGTTTAGAGTTCTAAAGGAACAATGTGTAAAAAACGGAATTCGTTTTGTAGATTTTCATAATTACAAGCCTTTAAATAAAGAAGTTTCTCTAGTTGATATTGACAAAGCTTATGAAAATAATACCCTTAAAAAAGTTTCTGAAATTGTTTTAAAAGATATTGAGGTAAAAGTTTTAGAGTAA
- the smpB gene encoding SsrA-binding protein SmpB — MAVQKNINIKNKKARFEFEILDKYVAGIQLTGTEIKSIRLSQARITESFCEFNEGGELFIVNMYIQEYMFGHHFNHKPKSERRLLMNKRELRSLRKDVEAKGNTIVPLRLFINDRGFAKLEIALAKGKQTHDKREVLKDRDNKRDLARIKKSFNG, encoded by the coding sequence ATGGCTGTTCAGAAAAATATAAACATAAAGAACAAAAAAGCACGTTTCGAATTTGAAATTCTAGACAAATACGTGGCTGGAATTCAGTTAACAGGAACGGAAATTAAATCGATTCGTTTAAGTCAGGCTAGAATTACAGAGAGTTTTTGTGAATTTAATGAAGGCGGAGAATTGTTTATTGTTAATATGTACATTCAAGAATACATGTTTGGGCATCACTTTAACCACAAACCTAAAAGTGAGCGTAGATTGTTAATGAATAAACGCGAATTACGTTCTTTAAGAAAAGATGTTGAAGCAAAAGGAAATACCATTGTTCCTTTACGCTTGTTTATTAATGATAGAGGTTTTGCCAAGTTAGAAATTGCCTTAGCAAAAGGTAAACAAACACATGACAAACGTGAAGTATTAAAAGACAGAGACAACAAACGAGATTTAGCACGAATTAAAAAGAGCTTTAACGGATAA